In the Arachis stenosperma cultivar V10309 chromosome 8, arast.V10309.gnm1.PFL2, whole genome shotgun sequence genome, acaattatataaacactagtatttcttttattcaattcataATATACAACactcaaattaaggacatttctTAAGAGTATAAATgtataaaatttgtattaaataactaaaagttttcaaaattttgaagtattcattgtataaaaataaacaaattaaaaaattatatatatccTGGAAAAAGTTATcctaattaactaatataatgtCCTTAGAATGCTTATTAACAAAACTCTTATATCTAGAATATAGATATGAAACTACTTAAATGAATTTGTAAAATTTAAATAAGCAATGATATATGACGATATTGTTTCTCCAACTTCCAATAATGAATTGGAATTTTCCCATGAGTCAAACTAGAAAACAAATACCTTAGTGGCTGAACCCGGAAGTCATAGAAGTAGTTGTTGTTAGCAGTAGAACAAGTCAATACTATCATCAATTTATGTGAGATTCATGAATATCATGaatatatactactcctaatAACTCCTAAGTAGTAAGTACTACACCCTTCGTGCATCTATGGTTTTTTGTCATATATCATCACCTCACCTACTTTGACCTTAAGTCCTTAACTCCTCCAAGACTATTAATGCTTATATgagtgtttattttattaaaaatatttcatttctATTCATTATTATCAATAAACTAATCTTGTGTGTACAGATATATAATTACTTGGTGTAAAACATAAATAACtattttgtaaatttattaCTATTGCTACTTTGAgaattattcaaaataaaaaatttaattagataactatataaaatattttatattatgaatatataaaaatttaaggATTATAAGCTAGTGAgatcaaaaatttattttatagaaattttttattgtatcttaattaatttacttatatttaatccttatcataaaaaattaaattgttaaataattcGATTCGAGTTTactgaaatttaaaaaaaaagtaaaaagtcATTTAACATGTAGGATTTATTCAACTATGCTACACTAcatgtatataaaaatacaaaatacacataGAAAGCATATATATGAAAcaacatatatattatttttacgatttatatattctatttattattatttctacGTTTTTAACTCAAAATCATGTATTAAAAGATCACGTTATTACTTACTAATTAGTATACTTACACATTTTGAAGGGAAAAAGGCATAGAGCAATAAATATCAAATAACACTCAAGTCTACACTCGTACATCacttcaaaattgaaaaaaaaaatcaaataaaagaagaaCCGCATGCATACATATTAAATTAAgaaacatatttaaaagaaaatagtaTTTTGATACTTGAATTTTGATGTGTTGTCATTGTTAGGTTACTATAAActataaagcataaaaatattACCCAATAAGACATAACTatagcaatgactcactaaatcAAACATATAATTTACTATGAATACAAAGAAAAGGGGTTATCAAGTTGTGGTTTAATAAAATCATTTGAAGGAGTGTAGCTGTCACCCCTATTTAGTGGATTGATTAGACACTTTTCCTCCCTATATTAATTTACCATATCTGAATAAATCAAACACTACTCATTCAACAAGTTGGTAATCATATCTTTGCTGTAATTAACATGTGTCTAATAAAATTTCCTCCTTATTACATGACAttattttacttgttttgtCATGATTTTAACCATGATTTAATTTGTATGCCACACACCAAATTAATGTatcatttaatattataattatattagacACTTATATTTGTAtaattgtaaaataataaaaccaacatttttattgatatttaatatttataggCTACgcttcaaaaaataaacaatgcaACTCTCCATGAAAAGTAACTTGCAATTAAagattaaaaaacaaaaaataaaataaaataccctaaatttaaaattttaaattattgatataaaatatagtaaataaaatattaagatttatttattttaaaaaatacaacatTCTTTATATAGCAAAGAATGTGAAAAATGGATCACATTTATGCAATACTTTTTTACATTAAAATTGAAGAGTGTAAACAAATAACACCCCTAGTTAAACATACATAttaatatatgaaaaaaaaaaaagagaattttCTTTATGAGGTAACTAGGTCACTAATAAGTGGATCCCTTAGATTTTGATAGCTTTTACTCAATGGTACAATGATGATCTTTAAACATAACATATAAAATTCAAACTACCTTACATAAGACAGAATGAAAAAAACTTTATGTCTAGTTGGAGGCAAAGTgataaaagaaattaagtgaGCATTAATCAAGTCTCATTAAGTGGAAGACAGATGAAAAAAGAAGCACAAAGATACAAAGTTAAAGAGGTGAAAGTAAAAAGGAAACACAAATAGCTTTTCCTAGATACATATACTCTAAtaattcattttctttttcttatagaAACATTATGAAAACTCATTTGATCTCATACACAGATCAAATATACATTTTTCCACACtcaattattagtataaaaaatgCATATTGACTCAGTATATAAGATAAAATGAATACAAATAAcccatttttttctctttctttgttttctaaCCCCTCCATTGATCACTCCAAAAAGGTTTCCATAACATCCGGGAACATAGGTCCATCTGAATTCCTATACTCCACAGCATTACCTTGTTGttgatgttgatccatggaagttgatgaagatgatgaaacAACTCTAGCAGGTAAAGTGAAGCTCCTCTTGAACTTATCCATTTTCCTTGCAGCAGCAGAACCACCTTCAGGGTGTCCTGTTTCCAAGCTGAGGAACTCATTTTGTTGCATGTTTGAAGAATCGGAATTGGGGTTCTGATGAGTGATGTTCAATGCTTGTTCCTGCAATAGCTTGTTAGCTTCGTGGGTTCGGCCGGTTAAAGCATTGAAGAAGGACAATCCATTAGGCCACTTGATATCATTCTCATGATCACCACTAGTAGTGTTAGTtccaatcatgtcctcaatcctTGCACCATGCTCTTGGTGATGGTGTGGCATGAGAAACATGTGTGTCTCAGAGTCCTTGTTTGGGAATCCCATCCTGGATGCAGCAAAATTGGGCGAGGAGAGCATTGAGGCGGCCGAAGATGGAAGCGAAGGCCTGTGAGGCCAGTTGAAGAGTGGTGCTGGAGGCCTAATTGGAATGGAAGATGGTTTTGAAGGGATTGAAGTTGAAGATGAAGTGTTCCTTGTTGAAGAGAAGAGTTGTGAGAGGTAGAATCCCGATTGGTAGCCAAGTGATTCAAATGTGTGTCTCATTCTTAGCACAAAATGGAGGTCCTCCGGAATCTGATATCATAATCAAAAACCAAAACATTACAACCATACACACAATCTTTTCACCTAAACTTGCAAGTCAAATTTTAGAGCTTGATAGCTGATATGTTTGACTAAATTGTCGTCTAATGGTTCTCCACTATCAATTTCACCGTAGAAATGAAGGCAGATTAAAGGTGAATAAGAATACAAAACTAAGTATACTCACAATCTTGCAAGAGCCTAGCTGAAGAAGGCCATGTCCAGCTTGAATTACAGCAATAGTCTGTCCAAGAAGAATCAttggtaaattaaaaaaaaaaaatgttttaaggAGCAATAATAAGAGGAGGCCTAAGAATGATTGTGGAGTGACCTGAATGCCAGAATCAAACTGGTCGGTCCATTCAGGAGGAAGCTGCAATAAATAAggccaaaaagaaaagaaagattgGGATGAATCAATCAATCATGAGATAGGTACACATAAGCAATAGAAGGAagattagagagagagagaggtacAGCATCAAAGGAGCTCTGCCAGTAGTTGGAGATATTAGGCTCACATTCTGTGGGCTCTTTGAAGACCCACTTGTGGCACTTATCAGATGCAACTTTCCCCATCAACCTGTTCCCACCCAAACATTAAGATTAAGATTAAGATTAAGATTAATTGGTTGAGACCCAATTAAAGACAGACACAGCATGGAGATTTTCACAAAACAAAGACCTACCCAGTACCCACCCTTCTCCATAATTATATAACTGAATGGACATCTTGCTGAAGGCCTTTCTCACTGGATCCTCTCCTCCTCCGTCCATGTCTTCCACCAGACTTGCACTCCTTCCTCGGCAGAACCCATCTTCCCACATCAGCATCCTGCACCAAACACACCAGCTTTCTTTTCAACATATTCATAGATCAAACTGTAGTAACAGTGGTAGTACTAAGACATACAGGCTGCCGTTATCGTCTCCAACCTTGCAACCATTGCCACCTCTAACTCTCctgcaacaacaacaacaagatgagagaatgagagagagagagagaaagaaagagagaaagaaagaaagacaTACGGGCGTGGGCGGATGGTCCAGAAGACAGAGTAGGTCCAGTCAGAGTTAAGACAGACGGTTCTGAGTGCCTCATGAAGTGCCATCATCCCAACAGCCTCCTTGCTCCTCTCTCCTgttccaccaccaccacctcctgaccccaccatcttcttcttcttattattttacAGTAAGCTGGTATGTGCTTGTTAAGTGCTAGTCCGCAGGCACCAATTGTTGAGGATGCTCCTCCGCATGCTTTGCTTTCTCTGCAGTCTGAGTAGCAAGAAGGGAAGAAAGGAGAGTAAATATTTTGAGCCCACTGTGGGGACACCTTTTAtcccctctcttctctttgtCTCTTTACAAACA is a window encoding:
- the LOC130944885 gene encoding protein RICE SALT SENSITIVE 3-like; this encodes MVGSGGGGGGTGERSKEAVGMMALHEALRTVCLNSDWTYSVFWTIRPRPRVRGGNGCKVGDDNGSLMLMWEDGFCRGRSASLVEDMDGGGEDPVRKAFSKMSIQLYNYGEGLMGKVASDKCHKWVFKEPTECEPNISNYWQSSFDALPPEWTDQFDSGIQTIAVIQAGHGLLQLGSCKIIPEDLHFVLRMRHTFESLGYQSGFYLSQLFSSTRNTSSSTSIPSKPSSIPIRPPAPLFNWPHRPSLPSSAASMLSSPNFAASRMGFPNKDSETHMFLMPHHHQEHGARIEDMIGTNTTSGDHENDIKWPNGLSFFNALTGRTHEANKLLQEQALNITHQNPNSDSSNMQQNEFLSLETGHPEGGSAAARKMDKFKRSFTLPARVVSSSSSTSMDQHQQQGNAVEYRNSDGPMFPDVMETFLE